Proteins from a genomic interval of bacterium:
- a CDS encoding alcohol dehydrogenase, with protein TARDSQDTLEFSALSGVHPMIEKFPLTRVAEAYERMHSGKVRFRVVLTMGS; from the coding sequence ACTGCGCGCGACTCTCAGGACACGCTGGAATTCAGCGCGCTGAGCGGCGTGCATCCGATGATCGAGAAATTCCCGCTCACCCGCGTGGCGGAGGCCTACGAACGGATGCACAGCGGCAAGGTCCGCTTCCGCGTCGTGCTCACGATGGGGAGCTGA